One window of Dehalobacterium formicoaceticum genomic DNA carries:
- a CDS encoding DUF6133 family protein — protein sequence MKHLICKLKCKAVMTAARTRRILSGSRGDGYIDTAIKILIAVVLGALLLAGLYALFGETVLPTLVQRIKEMFNYAG from the coding sequence ATGAAGCATCTCATTTGTAAGCTGAAATGCAAGGCGGTCATGACCGCCGCCAGAACCCGCCGCATCCTTTCCGGTAGCCGCGGGGACGGCTACATTGACACCGCCATCAAAATCCTGATTGCCGTGGTCTTGGGCGCTCTGCTCCTTGCGGGGCTGTATGCTCTGTTCGGGGAAACGGTGCTGCCTACCCTTGTGCAGCGCATTAAGGAAATGTTCAACTATGCAGGCTGA
- a CDS encoding DNA adenine methylase: MSWIGGKKSLRELIVTLFPLYYERYIEVFGGGGWVLFHKLPGNDFEVYNDFNGLLVNLYRCVREKPQELMAALAYCLNSRADFELVKNALARDSPASDVQRAAWFYQLIRYSYASGLTSYGSQPHDIRSNFPLIEQAHRRLAKVVIENKDFEKLIGQYDRPVSFFYCDPPYFETESYYKNVGEDGFTEKDHIRLRDALLGIEGKFLLSYNDCEFIRSLYEAPGIQTEAFTRINNIKQRYDNGAQFPEILIANYDLHEREKNAPSQLNLFGEGGFME, from the coding sequence ATGTCCTGGATCGGCGGGAAGAAATCCCTGCGGGAGCTGATCGTCACCCTGTTTCCCCTCTATTATGAGCGGTACATTGAGGTGTTCGGCGGAGGTGGCTGGGTGCTGTTTCACAAGCTGCCCGGCAACGATTTTGAGGTCTACAACGATTTCAACGGCCTGCTGGTGAACCTCTACCGCTGTGTGCGGGAGAAGCCGCAGGAGCTGATGGCGGCACTTGCCTACTGCCTTAATTCCCGCGCGGATTTTGAGCTTGTGAAAAACGCCCTTGCCCGTGACAGCCCCGCATCAGACGTGCAAAGGGCGGCGTGGTTTTACCAGCTCATCCGCTACAGCTACGCTTCGGGGCTGACCAGCTACGGCAGCCAGCCCCACGACATCCGCAGCAACTTTCCCCTCATTGAGCAGGCTCACCGGCGGCTTGCCAAGGTGGTCATCGAAAACAAGGATTTCGAGAAGCTCATCGGGCAGTATGACCGCCCCGTCAGCTTTTTCTACTGTGACCCTCCGTATTTTGAAACCGAAAGCTATTACAAAAACGTGGGCGAGGACGGCTTCACGGAAAAAGACCATATCCGTCTGCGGGATGCACTGCTGGGGATTGAGGGGAAATTCCTGCTGTCCTACAACGACTGTGAATTTATCCGCAGCCTCTATGAAGCACCGGGCATCCAGACGGAAGCCTTTACCCGCATTAACAATATCAAGCAGCGGTACGACAACGGAGCGCAGTTCCCCGAAATCCTCATTGCCAACTATGATCTGCATGAGCGCGAGAAAAACGCTCCGTCACAGCTGAATCTGTTTGGAGAAGGAGGCTTCATGGAATAG
- a CDS encoding antirestriction protein ArdA produces MSVNAREEKIFSVELSRWNPSGINPSAEIALPATPYELADALERAGTAGDTVYSAEVLSCQLDYLPQFIQPDINLHELNHLAQRLSSLSAWELDCFEGMVMMDAVQTQYAPIPVDRLINMTHSMAHCQVAYEAHDDASLGKFYADNDFVPALENVSDEVYAYLDFGKIGREMREGEGGVFTPHGYVVQNGEIAADYHSGDAVSLEKPDYTVLLRVTKGYFNGLAQDSEPSVYLKLPAGDATLLQAVDAVGAASPEECAFSAEDCMAPSLTEKINDALYASEGDCYGLVNELAEQLRRMADKRSIPTYKAMLEAVPGEFSLEDALELSQQIKNFSVIREATTPADYAKFMLTKYCIECESELFSCANLHRYGEKLMEEKGVTLTEYGVLWSLTGQTVEQCLNHPNQSFGMEMK; encoded by the coding sequence ATGAGCGTTAACGCCAGAGAAGAAAAAATTTTTTCAGTAGAACTCAGCCGGTGGAACCCTTCCGGTATAAATCCGTCGGCAGAAATCGCACTCCCCGCCACACCCTATGAGCTGGCGGATGCGTTGGAAAGAGCGGGAACCGCCGGGGACACCGTTTATTCTGCGGAGGTTTTAAGCTGCCAGCTGGACTATCTGCCGCAATTTATCCAGCCCGATATCAATCTTCATGAGCTGAACCACCTCGCCCAGCGGCTGTCTTCCTTGAGTGCATGGGAACTGGACTGCTTTGAGGGCATGGTGATGATGGATGCCGTTCAGACTCAGTACGCTCCCATTCCGGTGGATCGGCTCATCAATATGACACACAGCATGGCGCATTGCCAAGTTGCCTACGAAGCTCATGACGATGCTTCCCTCGGCAAATTTTACGCGGATAATGACTTTGTACCGGCGCTGGAAAATGTATCGGATGAAGTCTACGCATATTTGGACTTTGGTAAAATTGGCAGAGAGATGCGTGAGGGCGAGGGTGGCGTATTCACGCCTCATGGCTATGTGGTGCAGAACGGTGAGATTGCAGCGGACTACCACAGCGGCGATGCGGTTTCCCTTGAAAAGCCGGATTACACCGTGCTTCTCCGTGTAACCAAGGGATATTTTAACGGCCTTGCACAGGACAGTGAACCGTCTGTCTACCTGAAGCTCCCTGCCGGGGATGCGACGCTTTTGCAGGCGGTCGATGCTGTCGGAGCGGCTTCCCCGGAGGAATGTGCATTTTCGGCGGAGGACTGCATGGCGCCAAGCCTCACCGAAAAAATAAATGACGCCCTGTATGCCTCGGAGGGCGACTGCTATGGTCTGGTCAATGAGCTGGCGGAACAGCTCCGGCGCATGGCAGATAAGCGCAGTATTCCAACCTACAAGGCGATGCTGGAAGCCGTGCCGGGGGAATTTTCCTTGGAGGATGCACTGGAGCTTTCACAGCAGATAAAGAATTTTTCAGTCATCCGTGAGGCGACTACCCCTGCGGATTACGCCAAATTTATGCTGACTAAATACTGCATTGAATGTGAAAGCGAGTTGTTTTCCTGTGCGAATCTCCATAGATACGGCGAAAAGCTGATGGAGGAAAAAGGTGTCACTCTTACCGAATACGGCGTCCTATGGTCACTGACCGGGCAAACGGTAGAGCAATGCCTGAACCATCCCAACCAGAGTTTCGGCATGGAAATGAAATAG
- a CDS encoding YodL domain-containing protein — protein sequence MPGITLKNGLISYYGNPAGYTEKEKAVVDSIFRNDELTTWLKSRSLTPQWTDGVMERLAAGERMGGMAEAAAPLKNVRIWQLKPDTDVYMKFISYEETVRQFGEPSPEHYRVAYDGQLDTNDLEAIYTRCNVNHPPGYDGHSLSMSDVVELYDAEGSEFHYCDRFGFQKISFGEPEQTQTMGMRM from the coding sequence ATGCCGGGAATCACCCTGAAAAACGGCCTCATTTCCTACTACGGAAACCCGGCCGGATATACAGAAAAAGAAAAGGCGGTGGTGGACAGCATCTTCCGAAACGACGAGCTGACCACATGGCTCAAAAGCCGCAGCCTGACCCCGCAGTGGACGGACGGCGTGATGGAGCGCCTTGCCGCGGGGGAACGGATGGGCGGCATGGCTGAAGCCGCCGCTCCGCTCAAAAATGTCCGCATCTGGCAATTGAAGCCGGATACGGACGTGTATATGAAGTTTATCTCCTATGAGGAAACGGTGCGGCAGTTCGGGGAGCCGTCCCCGGAGCATTACCGCGTTGCCTATGACGGCCAGCTGGATACCAACGATCTCGAAGCCATCTACACAAGATGCAATGTGAATCATCCGCCCGGTTATGACGGACACTCCCTGTCCATGTCCGATGTGGTGGAGCTGTATGACGCAGAGGGCAGCGAATTTCACTACTGCGACCGCTTTGGATTTCAGAAAATCAGCTTCGGGGAACCGGAGCAAACCCAAACCATGGGTATGCGTATGTAG
- a CDS encoding SpoVG family protein yields MPNNTTPSAPKYDVKIHSIRPEGNCKATASVNVYGDFAVRGIKIMEGSKGLFISMPSYRAGNGEYKDICFPCTKEAKAEFDKAVLGAYQQALTQGQTAAQKQESPAQQEQGQPVMGGI; encoded by the coding sequence ATGCCTAACAATACGACACCATCCGCCCCCAAGTACGATGTGAAAATCCACTCCATCCGTCCGGAGGGCAACTGCAAGGCCACCGCCTCGGTCAATGTCTACGGCGATTTCGCCGTGCGGGGCATCAAAATCATGGAGGGCTCCAAGGGGCTGTTTATCTCCATGCCAAGCTACAGAGCCGGAAACGGCGAGTACAAGGATATCTGCTTTCCCTGCACCAAAGAGGCCAAAGCGGAATTCGACAAGGCTGTCCTCGGCGCTTACCAGCAGGCGCTGACTCAGGGACAGACCGCCGCGCAGAAACAGGAATCCCCCGCCCAGCAGGAGCAAGGCCAGCCTGTCATGGGCGGAATATAG
- a CDS encoding DUF6133 family protein produces MKNLFCKLKKKIGTAAAKSRSILTGNAGEGYIDTAIKILIAVVLGALLLAGLYALFGETVLPTLVQRIKEMFNYAG; encoded by the coding sequence ATGAAGAACCTATTTTGCAAGCTTAAGAAAAAAATCGGCACGGCAGCTGCCAAAAGTCGCTCCATCCTCACGGGGAACGCCGGGGAGGGCTACATTGACACCGCGATCAAAATTCTGATTGCCGTTGTTTTGGGCGCTTTGCTCCTTGCGGGGCTGTATGCCCTGTTCGGGGAAACGGTGCTGCCAACCCTTGTGCAGCGCATTAAAGAGATGTTCAATTACGCCGGTTAA
- a CDS encoding S-layer homology domain-containing protein — protein sequence MKKKMKKPLGLVLAVCLVLSLLAGSAYAVNRYFEDAKGHWAEEAIQILTEKGVISGYPDGLAHPDDIITRGEFAALVSRTMELPEPEESEVTIRFTDIAGHWSEQDIEALIIAGIIQKDDFGIEFQPDQPISRMEMIRMLVRAIGKGEHDASCPCVTGFSDDGTLSEADKSSICTGKEYGIVDGYPDGTVKPDGEATRAEAFEMLVDTEKAKEQIKKEEPPKPTTPAKPEDKPSGGGSSSGGSGGGSSYVPAPQFSFTLPKTAYTADEIEIKPESRSVSGVTWSALKNGLPVELSGLTDGTLDKNGGKVKFTQTGSITLIATAKNSRGVTVTHEQTISIYPVVTAAFTLPETTHTDKSVAVELTTENLGSNAVVWSLEKDGTAVDMETALSGELTATGGTVLFKEKGSYTLTASITDELGKVITAQDNITVYPVAEVKLTLPAVSHTDKTITLQTETKEADGLTVIYTLTRNGEPAETDAFIEGTLSDGSIRFKEKGVYALTASVTDATGRVFTGTANITVYPVGSAGFYLPEIFHTDNTVMVEAVFGEIGSHTAKWTLLRDGKEVSLTDAAEGTLGNSGGELKVRTKGSYVLKAEFTDDGGRTYRYEQGFKVYPVPAVRYSLPEYVHTDTDITVKTETADLDGLTIEWLVDNTYGFQDWPTYVDGTLTNDGGTIRFKRAGVYELTARVTDETGRVFLYESKEKCEVMPVLTLGFELPEFAYTDTALNLRTHGNNQVLPVEWSVTKDGKSLPLSEAFSGGLNAQGGKITFKDNGEYVLTATMTDYLKRSYSHSESIRILPVVQYAFTMPQTVHYGTEFEVAAKDVQHLGSYAVAWALQKDGNPAQYQGTLGNDGGKIAIRDTGTFTLTASVTDSEGRVTIYSEHITVTNIAPNAPVVEAVPTRTAKDGKFLVNITASATDPDGDAVTLEYADTAADSYYAPGTHTIRVRAKDIAGAYSSWTEKTFTVTNAVPTVTLTAEPTRTVKDGKFLVNISATATDADGDATTLEWDNKAADSYYAPGTHTIHVRAKDIAGAYSPWTEKTFTITSSAPTVTLTASPTRTANNGKFLVNISATAADADGDATTLEWDNKAADGYYAPGTHTVKVRAKDATGLYSQWVSKTFTVANSAPTAPVITRTPNGNSVAPGTPVTITAASSDPDGDSVTLIWEGRSSETQTYPRGKNVVRVKAVDSAGAESPWAAIVFFVADSNGGGGMTLTGPDSVIMENGIEGATITEYTFTVPPVSGHSGSDFGRVRGYNRLTGQWDQLDYGTTSNGITFTRTLGAGVYTQLEFYYYTNHSCMYNKSNITYSVTYHFE from the coding sequence ATGAAGAAGAAAATGAAAAAGCCGCTGGGTCTCGTCCTCGCCGTTTGCCTTGTGCTTTCCCTGCTGGCAGGCAGCGCTTATGCGGTAAACCGGTATTTTGAGGATGCCAAGGGGCATTGGGCGGAGGAAGCCATTCAGATTCTCACGGAAAAAGGCGTCATCAGCGGTTATCCAGACGGGCTGGCGCACCCGGATGACATCATCACCAGAGGGGAATTTGCCGCGCTGGTTTCCAGAACCATGGAGCTGCCGGAACCGGAGGAAAGCGAGGTTACCATTCGCTTCACCGACATTGCCGGACACTGGTCGGAGCAGGATATTGAAGCGCTCATCATCGCTGGAATCATCCAAAAGGACGATTTCGGCATAGAATTTCAACCGGATCAGCCCATTTCCCGTATGGAAATGATCCGTATGCTGGTGCGGGCCATCGGTAAGGGGGAACATGACGCCTCCTGCCCCTGCGTCACCGGCTTTTCCGATGACGGCACACTCTCCGAGGCGGATAAATCCAGTATCTGCACCGGCAAGGAATACGGCATTGTAGACGGCTACCCGGACGGTACGGTCAAACCGGACGGCGAGGCCACCCGCGCCGAAGCCTTTGAAATGCTGGTGGATACAGAAAAGGCCAAAGAGCAGATCAAGAAGGAAGAACCGCCCAAGCCGACGACTCCTGCCAAGCCGGAGGATAAGCCCTCTGGCGGAGGCAGCTCCAGCGGCGGTTCCGGTGGCGGCAGCTCTTATGTTCCCGCCCCGCAGTTCAGCTTCACCTTGCCGAAAACTGCCTATACCGCCGATGAAATTGAGATCAAGCCGGAAAGCCGTTCTGTGAGCGGTGTGACATGGTCCGCCCTGAAAAACGGCCTGCCCGTGGAGCTTTCCGGGCTGACAGACGGTACCCTTGATAAAAACGGCGGCAAAGTGAAATTCACACAGACCGGCAGTATTACCCTGATTGCCACGGCAAAAAACAGCCGGGGCGTCACGGTGACCCATGAGCAGACCATCAGCATCTACCCAGTGGTGACGGCGGCGTTCACGCTGCCGGAAACCACCCATACCGACAAATCCGTAGCGGTGGAGCTGACGACCGAAAATCTCGGTTCCAATGCGGTGGTGTGGTCCCTTGAAAAGGACGGCACGGCTGTGGATATGGAAACGGCCCTCTCCGGAGAGCTGACCGCTACCGGCGGCACGGTGCTGTTCAAGGAAAAGGGCAGTTATACGCTGACAGCCTCTATTACAGATGAGCTGGGTAAGGTTATCACCGCACAGGATAACATCACCGTCTACCCGGTGGCGGAGGTCAAGCTCACCCTCCCGGCCGTTTCTCATACGGACAAAACCATCACTCTACAGACAGAAACAAAAGAAGCGGACGGCCTTACAGTAATCTACACCCTGACCCGCAACGGCGAGCCTGCCGAAACCGACGCCTTTATTGAGGGGACGCTCTCTGACGGCAGCATCCGTTTTAAGGAAAAAGGCGTGTATGCCCTGACTGCCTCTGTCACCGACGCCACCGGCCGAGTGTTTACCGGTACCGCCAATATTACCGTCTACCCGGTAGGCTCCGCGGGCTTTTATCTGCCGGAAATCTTCCACACCGACAACACCGTGATGGTAGAGGCAGTGTTCGGGGAAATCGGCAGCCATACGGCAAAATGGACGCTGCTCCGTGATGGCAAGGAAGTATCCCTCACCGATGCAGCCGAGGGTACGCTGGGCAACAGCGGCGGTGAGCTGAAGGTCCGCACCAAGGGCAGCTATGTTCTGAAAGCGGAATTCACCGACGACGGCGGCAGAACCTACCGCTATGAGCAGGGCTTCAAGGTGTATCCCGTGCCTGCCGTCCGCTACAGTCTGCCTGAATATGTCCACACCGATACGGATATTACGGTCAAAACCGAAACAGCCGATCTGGACGGTCTGACAATCGAATGGCTGGTGGACAACACCTACGGGTTTCAGGACTGGCCGACCTATGTGGACGGAACACTTACAAACGACGGCGGCACAATTCGTTTCAAACGAGCCGGTGTCTATGAGCTGACAGCCAGAGTTACCGATGAAACCGGCCGTGTATTTCTGTACGAAAGTAAGGAAAAGTGCGAGGTTATGCCGGTGCTGACCCTCGGCTTTGAACTCCCCGAATTTGCCTACACCGACACCGCCCTCAACCTTAGAACCCACGGCAACAATCAGGTTCTGCCGGTGGAGTGGTCTGTGACAAAGGACGGCAAGAGCCTTCCGCTCTCCGAGGCGTTCAGTGGCGGGCTCAACGCACAGGGCGGCAAAATCACCTTCAAGGATAATGGCGAGTATGTTCTCACCGCCACCATGACCGATTATTTGAAGCGCAGCTATTCCCACAGCGAGAGCATTCGCATCCTGCCGGTGGTGCAGTACGCATTTACCATGCCACAGACTGTTCACTACGGCACGGAGTTTGAGGTTGCCGCAAAGGATGTGCAGCACCTCGGCAGCTATGCCGTAGCTTGGGCACTGCAAAAGGACGGCAATCCCGCACAGTATCAGGGAACCCTCGGCAATGACGGCGGGAAAATCGCCATCCGTGATACCGGCACATTTACCCTGACTGCCTCCGTGACCGACAGCGAAGGACGAGTCACCATCTATTCGGAACACATCACGGTCACCAACATCGCGCCGAATGCCCCCGTGGTAGAGGCCGTTCCCACCCGCACCGCCAAGGACGGCAAGTTTCTTGTGAACATTACCGCCAGTGCCACAGACCCCGATGGGGATGCGGTAACCTTGGAGTATGCGGATACTGCGGCGGACAGCTATTATGCGCCGGGAACCCACACCATCCGTGTCCGGGCAAAGGATATCGCCGGGGCGTATTCCTCATGGACAGAAAAGACCTTTACCGTGACCAATGCCGTGCCCACCGTAACCCTGACCGCCGAGCCGACCCGCACGGTGAAGGACGGCAAATTTCTTGTCAATATCAGTGCGACAGCTACCGATGCGGATGGCGACGCCACCACGCTGGAGTGGGATAACAAGGCAGCGGACAGCTACTATGCGCCGGGAACCCACACCATCCATGTCCGCGCAAAGGATATCGCCGGAGCATATTCCCCATGGACAGAAAAGACCTTTACCATCACCAGCTCTGCGCCTACTGTTACCTTGACTGCATCCCCCACCCGCACAGCGAATAACGGCAAATTCCTTGTCAATATAAGCGCCACAGCCGCTGATGCGGACGGCGACGCCACCACGCTGGAATGGGATAACAAAGCGGCGGACGGTTACTATGCGCCCGGCACGCATACCGTAAAGGTTCGCGCCAAGGATGCAACGGGACTGTACTCGCAGTGGGTATCCAAGACCTTTACCGTGGCAAATTCCGCGCCGACAGCGCCGGTGATTACCCGAACCCCGAACGGCAACAGCGTAGCGCCGGGAACGCCGGTCACCATCACGGCCGCCAGCTCCGACCCGGACGGCGATTCCGTCACCCTGATTTGGGAGGGCAGAAGTTCCGAAACACAGACCTATCCCCGTGGAAAGAATGTGGTCCGTGTCAAAGCCGTGGATTCCGCAGGGGCTGAATCCCCCTGGGCCGCCATCGTGTTCTTTGTGGCGGACTCCAACGGCGGCGGTGGCATGACGCTCACCGGCCCCGATTCCGTGATCATGGAAAACGGCATCGAGGGCGCCACCATCACGGAATATACCTTTACGGTACCGCCTGTCAGCGGGCACAGCGGCTCGGATTTCGGCAGAGTGCGCGGCTACAACAGGCTGACCGGGCAGTGGGATCAGCTGGACTACGGCACCACCTCCAACGGCATCACCTTTACCCGCACCCTCGGTGCTGGCGTGTATACGCAGCTGGAGTTCTATTATTACACCAATCACTCGTGCATGTACAACAAATCCAACATCACCTACTCGGTGACGTACCATTTTGAATAA
- the cpaB gene encoding Flp pilus assembly protein CpaB — MSLFKNRTVVGVICILLSLLICFGVTPLFNQSVSQKTEIVRVVKEIKAGEEVTREMVQTVEVGGFGLPDNVLRQSETVVGKYATADLSVGDYILNTKLSDTPAAENTYLYSLDGTKQAMSVTIKSFANGLSGKLQSGDIVSVIAPDYKKQGSTVIPAELKYVEVIAVTAGSGYDANTGAQTETETGDEKELPSTVTLLVSPEQSKTLAELESDGKLHLSLVYRGTPANTAKFIEAQDKVVAALYPVEPVQDSTSESQEPEESTASEATAESGVE, encoded by the coding sequence ATGAGCCTTTTCAAAAACCGCACGGTGGTCGGCGTGATCTGCATCCTTTTGTCCCTGCTCATCTGCTTCGGCGTGACGCCGCTGTTTAACCAGTCCGTTAGTCAGAAAACCGAAATTGTCCGTGTCGTAAAGGAAATCAAGGCAGGCGAGGAAGTCACCAGAGAGATGGTGCAGACCGTGGAGGTGGGCGGCTTTGGTCTGCCCGACAATGTTCTTCGCCAGAGTGAAACTGTCGTGGGCAAATATGCCACCGCCGATCTTTCCGTCGGGGACTATATCTTAAACACCAAGCTGTCTGATACTCCCGCTGCAGAAAATACCTATCTTTACAGTCTGGACGGTACCAAGCAGGCCATGTCGGTGACCATCAAGAGCTTTGCAAACGGACTGTCCGGCAAGCTCCAGAGCGGCGATATCGTGTCGGTGATTGCCCCGGATTACAAAAAGCAGGGCTCCACCGTGATCCCCGCCGAGCTGAAATATGTGGAGGTTATCGCCGTCACCGCAGGCAGCGGCTATGACGCCAACACCGGAGCGCAGACGGAAACAGAAACCGGGGACGAAAAGGAGCTGCCCTCCACGGTGACCCTGCTGGTGTCCCCGGAGCAGAGCAAGACGCTGGCGGAGCTGGAGTCTGACGGCAAACTCCACCTGTCCCTCGTTTACCGCGGCACGCCTGCCAACACCGCCAAATTTATCGAGGCACAGGACAAGGTCGTTGCGGCGCTGTATCCCGTGGAGCCGGTGCAGGACAGCACTTCCGAATCTCAGGAACCGGAGGAAAGCACTGCATCCGAAGCAACTGCGGAAAGCGGGGTGGAATGA
- a CDS encoding A24 family peptidase encodes MQADSTFQAVLFFCLLLAASVWDLRKRIIPDSICLLIALTGLMDFSPVRFWGIFAALPMFLVALYKPEGIGGGDIKLTAAAGMVLGFVGCTAGLLLGLTASLFFYLINQLIRRLRKLEPRKASQASLPMAPFLSLGFLAITILRIGGNIL; translated from the coding sequence ATGCAGGCTGATAGCACCTTTCAGGCGGTGCTTTTTTTCTGTCTGCTGCTGGCGGCTTCTGTATGGGATCTCCGCAAGCGGATTATCCCGGACAGCATCTGCCTCCTGATTGCACTGACGGGGCTGATGGATTTCAGCCCCGTCAGGTTTTGGGGTATCTTTGCGGCACTGCCTATGTTTCTTGTTGCTTTATATAAGCCGGAGGGCATCGGCGGCGGGGATATCAAGCTCACCGCCGCCGCAGGCATGGTGCTGGGCTTTGTGGGATGCACGGCCGGGCTGCTGCTCGGCCTGACGGCATCCCTCTTTTTTTATCTCATCAACCAACTGATCAGACGGCTCCGCAAGCTGGAGCCGCGGAAGGCGTCACAGGCATCTCTGCCTATGGCGCCGTTTTTGTCCCTCGGCTTTCTTGCCATAACCATTCTAAGAATTGGAGGAAACATCCTATGA
- a CDS encoding AAA family ATPase encodes MLNFKKKGIFTRQAPKEDASPQQEPQDGILAVWGSPGSGKTVTAVKIAKHLADQKKNVVLLLCDMTAPMLPCICPPSELEGEHSLGSILAAAHVTEPLIKHNLVTLKKHKHLTILGMKKGENEYTYPPYEQTQAQELLDNLRKIAPFVVADCGSYIANDILSAVALMEADSVLRLANADLKSVSYLSSQLPLLRDSKWDAEKQYKVAGNVKPRQAGEQIGQALGSVAFTLTHSPELEEQYLAGNLLADLSLKDSRPFKKEIEKIAKEVFGI; translated from the coding sequence ATGCTGAATTTCAAGAAAAAGGGCATCTTCACCCGCCAAGCCCCAAAGGAGGATGCCTCGCCGCAGCAGGAGCCGCAGGACGGCATCCTTGCGGTTTGGGGTTCCCCCGGCAGCGGCAAGACCGTCACTGCCGTAAAGATTGCAAAGCATCTTGCTGACCAGAAGAAAAACGTGGTGCTGCTGCTCTGCGATATGACCGCGCCCATGCTGCCCTGCATCTGCCCGCCCTCGGAGCTGGAGGGTGAGCATTCGCTGGGCAGTATTCTAGCCGCCGCCCATGTGACGGAGCCGCTCATCAAGCACAATCTGGTGACGCTGAAAAAGCACAAACACCTCACCATCCTCGGCATGAAAAAGGGTGAGAACGAGTACACCTACCCGCCTTATGAGCAGACTCAGGCACAAGAACTTCTGGATAATCTGCGAAAAATCGCCCCTTTCGTGGTGGCGGACTGCGGCAGCTATATCGCCAATGACATTCTCTCCGCCGTGGCGCTCATGGAGGCCGACAGTGTTCTGCGCCTTGCGAACGCCGATCTGAAATCCGTGAGCTATCTCTCCAGCCAGCTCCCATTGCTCCGGGATTCCAAGTGGGATGCGGAGAAGCAGTACAAGGTTGCCGGGAACGTAAAACCCCGGCAGGCCGGGGAGCAGATCGGACAGGCGCTGGGCTCCGTAGCCTTTACCCTGACCCACTCGCCGGAGCTGGAGGAACAGTACCTTGCCGGGAATCTACTGGCGGATTTGTCCCTGAAGGACAGCCGCCCGTTTAAAAAAGAAATCGAAAAAATCGCAAAGGAGGTGTTCGGCATATGA